The Melitaea cinxia chromosome 22, ilMelCinx1.1, whole genome shotgun sequence genome segment TTTATCCGTTGCAAAACGTAACAATCTCAATATtggtaaattgttaaaaaaactcACTTTTTAACCAGCGATATATTTTGATTCCtcaagttaaatttatttattaattaattgatagCTAATCAGAGGAAACACAATAGTGCTTTTTACTATCATCTTTTATTCTAATTATGACAAAGCTATTGCAAGCTTCTTAAAAGTTTGGGCGATGTTCAAGATTAGTTATGTGAATAGTCTTGGAAAAGTTCACGGTGATACCAATATATCCTTAgagaaattaatgtttttttctatctattaaaattattgactgttttttttattattattaaaattgtcttTCTCAGCCTCGGTATACTTGGAACGAGAGGAAGAACATGTAACAGAACATCTGCAGGATTGGACGGATGTCGACTTTTGTGTTGCGGACGAGGTTATCAAACAAGGGTTAGAGACCACGAGGAGAAATGCAGGTGTCGTTTTGTATGGTGTTGTAGAGTCCATTGCGAGATATGTCGGTCGAAACGAGACCATCACGTCTGTAATTAAAGACTAATTATGTGATAGTTACTGTGACAAATATGAGGCAAGACTTGATCTGCGACATGAAGATAGAAGGACTGGAATGTTTTTGCGATATCAAAATTTTCAGATTCGAAACGAAAATGTATTTacgattttttaattattaatatatttagcgttttaactttttttttgaaaaagatatttatatcattcaaagatataattattctaaattgacgctaaatatattaaaatgtatttttggaTTATAGAACCGATAGTATTGTCTACGATATCCTTTTAATTGTAAGCTCTTTAGAATGAATGTGGCCTAGTTTGAGTATTTAAGTTTAACAATGTAACTAAAATCCATTTGAAACTGGTACTTACTTAGCATATAATATAGAACTAACTGATACATTATCgcttatttgataaataaatactcCATTACTGTATTTAAAAGgaagttattattaattagcaTTACAGTGCAATTGTTGATAATttactaatacaaaataatcgtattattttttaatgcgaTTAAACCAATTGCAAAATTAGCATCGGactgatatatttaattatttataattttaattgttttctgATCGTaagctttaaaattttttacagtattaacgagtaatttattttattttacgtttttatattgtataaagttgtaaatagtaattttgttATAGGTTATTTTAGTTGCTAGTACAAACTGTTAAGATTAATCAAAGAGGTGttcttttcattattatataattatgtacatgaatgtaatattttgtattgtgaAAGTAACTTCTGACATTGATTATTGGTTTGGTGCAAGCAAATATTCTTGAAATTCATCTTCACTTGCCTTTGTCGTAAGGATTACCTTTGTCATAAACAATCATCTGTAAATAGtgattatacattaaaaatcacTAAATGTACTTATTagggttatattattttacgttcTACCTCAAATATGGAATCTTTTTGATTAGCTTTATCAATAAGCGAAGGGAGGCGTAAGATTCGGGAAGTCTTCTAGAATAATTTGTTGgtgtaaataaatcttaatattgaTACTAAGTtagtaatttattgtattagatTGTGATAGCTTTATATATGCTAAAATATAACCTGTCGAAACATGTAGTATttcgtaatttataaaattttccgATTATATAGATTGTAGATTTTTCCACTGTAAATAGTCCATAGTAGTAATAATTTCGAGGAACTTTGGAGGATTATTACTTGATAGTCACTGATCTTTTAATATAACATTGTTATTAACGTTTAGGTTAGGGGGCTTTTGATAAGAGAGAACAATTTAAGCTCAGAATTATAACTGACTAGCATTTTCGTACGATTTTACTCGAAAGTATTACAGAAGTGcgaattttttgaaaaataatggtAAACAATGCACATTATTTCCACCTACACGTTATtaaacttactaaaaaaaatgttattttaaaatatgaagcCGATCTAGGCTTACAgccttaaattattttctttcgaatcCACCTGACTCTGAAAAAGTGggctatttttaattaaaatatgtttttgcgactaataataattaaacgacCTTATATCAAAACTTCAGTCAATGAATTGTAATTcacaaacacatttaaaaattagaatGTAAGAGGCCTCTGTATCGAGGTCTATAccaaatgttaatttttaaaagttagtaTAATTTGTGTACAGTTGGCATCATTTTCAGAAATTTACAGTTACATAAAAACATCTTTTCTGTGAATGTATGTCTGTTGTCTTATTTATCTCATCGTAATAAGCTGTTGACTGTTGGTACACGTGAGCGCGATATTAGAATTGATACCTCTAGCATAATCTCTTTGCATATGGAATAGTTACTATTTGatgtaaattacataaataaatgtatcataaaacttatttctttcattttacCACTTTGTTTTACAACTTTTATTGAtcgatgtatatatttatttcaaataggtaggaaattttaattcaatatttgaAACAAGACTTATTGAATTATTAGTGATTTCAATACTTCACCGGATACCACAGGGCTCACAATTGAGCCTTTGTTGTTCTTAGCGTTTATAAACGATATTGTGACATCGATTAGGAATagtaaatatgcatttttaCCGATGATGAGATATCTACAGAACGACAGAATTCAATGTggtatgtttaattattattattataaatagtcaATTTTGTAGGTATTGTTAAATGGTGCGACGTCAACGAGAAGTGACAATATAATGCGGGCATTTCAGAAGGTCGTAAGAAGAAAAAACCACCTGCCACTTGGTTTTTGATCTGTGACAGTTTAAACACAGTttccataaattaaaattttggaaTTGATGAAAAACTGTGTAGAACTTAACTTTGGAAACTTTGAGGTTTCATATTAATAACATCGTTACGAAGACcgcattgtttttttcttaGAAAGAACACGAAAGGTTTTCATCACACtactaaaatacttttattatatgtcGAAGTATTAAGCGCCTGATACAAAAATGTTACTCGCCACCGTTCGTCGTAAGAGTAGGAGGTAAATTACAAATTTGTGTTGGTGGTCATGTTTTGCCTAACAGTAATTGTCTCTTTTAGCCTACGTGGAACAGGATTAAGAAGTTGTTaaagaactgaggtagggcacagtaggaaatatgcTACTGAAATCCGGGggtcgactggggaagtacctcgaccttacataagatcacagcttaataacactgctttcaagaagtgttgtggTCCTGAGGttaccaaagctcctggggggattggggtagGATAGACAATGTatttgcgatacttctggtgtaaCAGGTGACTTTGTCGacctactttataatattataccacatagcttttcactgggtatacagATTTAGATGATTcctgttttaattaaaagctaatgcttgtcttgtagtcacATTTAATCTGAATCAACTTCTACTATAGAAGACGAGTAAATTTGTTTAGGTCAAATAGcagttaaattatgtaattgatAAAGAAAAAGATTATCATGTATCGATAATGCACTTAATATGTGCCAATTTTTGGATTATAGGATCGATAGTACTTTAAGCTAtaacattatttgtttataataatttattattaactagctgtggccGCGGCTTCGTCTGCgtagaatttaattaaaaaaaattgttcagttcccagagttataaaataaacaaatttataaaaaaagtagcctGAATTACTCCTcactacatcagttatctgccagtgaaagtcccggtccagccgtttcagagaatagccggaatgaacagacagacagacagacagacaaaaatgttattttggtatatgtaccatgtacctatacatccatatgcatttagtaagaagCGGGGGCAGGgcgaaatttttattacaaacagacactaacataattttggtatttaaaattgttaaaagaatttaaatacattCGAAAGTTTACTTAattgattgaaaaaataaaaactcaataatgtataaaaaaactttatctaaaaatatttcatagctTGTTATAGTCCAAGAGGGTTATTGACCCACGGGTACTCATTCGGACATTCATTACAAATCTGCAAGTAGTATATCatctgaaataaatgaaaattattacttaattaagTAATGTGTTTATACTCGTATAgctacacttttttattttcggtaCGTAATCTGTGTGTATGAGTTGATATGATATagatttattcatttttgattaaagtataaaaaataatatgatacgGTAATGGTTGtgcaattttatttaacgtaacataatattttattaatattgagaTGAGGcatagcagaaaatatcttgctcaaaatctggtgcAGCCCGACAGAAaaacttcgaccttacagaggattatagctaaataaaactgctttcaagcagtgttgttttcccGAGGTGAGTAAGATCactagagctcctggagggggtTGGGGGTAGtatcggcaacgcgtttgcgatgctcctggtgttgcaggtcgCTATTAGGTtcggtaatagcttaccatcaggtgaaccgtacgcatgttgtgccgacctagttcatcattatcattacagcctatacagtccactgctggacataggcctccacaagtttacgccaaaaataacgtgaactcatgtgttttgcccatagtcaccacgctgggcaggcgggttggtgaccgcagtactggctttgtcgcaccgaagacgctgctgcccgtcttcggcctgtgtatttcaaagccagcagttggatggttatcccgccaccggtcggcttcttaagttccaaggtggtcgtggaaccttgttatcccttagtcgcctcttacgacacccacgggaagagagggggtggctaaattctttagtgccgtagccacacagccgacctagttgtataaaaaaaaaaatgaagaaaaccTCTGTGTGATTAGCTGTGATCGCATTGCAGGAACTGGGTCTACACTGAGTTGGAGTCCATTGTCTACAATCTTTAGTGATATATTCGTTCAAAGGAATGGGATCTTTTACCCAGTCTATGACTTCGTTGGCAGTTACCTGAAAtgtaatttcattaatataaaagaCACAATGTCCGCcattatatatacaaacattaaCGTACGTGTAAAATTATTGtgcaatttttttaagtgtgataagtgtttgtttttagtatcaaatgtttttatgtaataggctaataaaatttaaaaattcatagtTACCATGAAAACATCGTTAAGATGGTTAATCGTATCCAAAAATCGTATAAATGCTGCTCTTAAAGCAGGATTTACAGCAATGTACCACTCATGAACATAGAATCCAAACGGAGCACGATTATTGGAATAATGTCTTTCGAAGTTGCTAAGAATAAATGAAAACCACCCCTCTTCATCATCACGATCTGGACTGAATAAAACATATATGTGAATTGTTATTTGTAGatgattataaattatagtCACTATGTTAATATTTACATGTAATAGCAAGTGTCAGCTGTTGAGCACGGAACTCCTTGTAGATCACGCCAAGAAATCATGGGAAGAATCCAGGGGCCAGGAAGAGATGCAGTGGGACAAGGAGGAACAACACAATCTTGGATGGATTTATAATCAAGAGTATAAGGCCACAGACCggggttaataaaattaatagtggGCCAACTTAAATCGTATGTAAGACCAGCATTCGTCATCATCTGATACGTCGAATTACCAGACATTTGAAAAAATGGACTCCTCAACCCTAAAAAAATACATGcgtttagatattttttatggaGATttgtaaaattcttaaaaaagtaaatacaaaaattaccaTGAATACTGTCTATAGAAATATTTGCAAAATGAGCTATTTGTATTTTCTGATCTCCAAATTCTCGCATTAAAGTTTCATTTGAAGCATCTCTCCAGTATTCTTGGTTAGCTTCGTGTGAAATGGAGTGCAGAGCGATTTCGTAACCTTGATTGTAAAGCTCGTTGACCAGGGTATAGTCAGTGTATTCATGACTCACAAAAAATGTAACTCCAGCCTTGCAGCCGTTACTATTTAATCTGTTGTAAACGAGCGATCTGTAGCTGAACATGTTATTGACGTTGACCGCATCATCGAAAGTTAGAATGACAAACTGGAAGTGAGACAGTAAAATAAACATGATACGCAGAATAACTAGCGTAGGAATAATAAATGTAAGAGGTAGGAAAATTATATTCTTGTGTATCTGACAATAGAGATATTTAACTTAAacctataaaacaaaatctaatTATGTTCATACCTGTGGGGTATCCCTTGGTGCCAACCCACCTGGTATGTTCACGGAGGAACACCTGCACGTTGGCAATTGACATTCAGTTTCGTTACATGGCTTAGCCAATGGAAGATCTGCTGCGACGCAAGAGAGGGTGGCAAAAGTCAAACAAATGGTAAATGTGTAAAGTTTCATATTAGAATGTGAGCTTGACAGTTTTTATGTAAAGGACTACgtattttttatcgtatttataTGCATGACTTTATCTATTGAGTATACTTTATCTTGATATcaagacaaaaaattaaacaatataatttaaaccttaaaatcgtataaaaatacaaataatgacCTTTATTTCTATGAACCTACGATTTCACTTAGGGTTtggaaaaaaacatttttcaataaagATATATACAAACTTTCAGCACTtagtagataataaaatatatgcacGTAAGCAAGATTACAAAAACTGCATGACATACTTACGCTGTATTATTAATCATGTATAATTTATAGATAGAATAGGGTTCTTTTATAAGGCATATTAGACTATTATCAAGGTCTCAGTAGGTCCAAGTCCAATGAATTTTACCTTGTTTCACAACATCCAGCCATTATTTACCAGGACACTCTGAGGGTCTAGTTTCAGGTTCAAATATACACaggtcatcaaaaaaatcgacccacgcactttttgtttaatatttatcgatTGTTTCACAGATAAGCTGTTTCacacgtttgttttttattttgagggtCGGTTACGATGTTTGGCATCTTATTTGTCGTAAATCTTATTGAACTTGAAGGTACTTAACCATTTCTTATACAGAAACACTGTTGAGTACTGATTTGATGGTTTTACATCGTAACAAATTGGAATCGTTCTTTGAGTCCGGAAGAGCCCTTTGTAGGGATTACTTGTTAATAACGTTAAGTTTATTTACTGTGGCtgtattttgattcattttgactaaaaataatgaacactACAGAAGCTGAGGCGGCCCAAGTTGTGGCTTTGCTGCAACAAGGCATAAGTCAACGTATCGTGGCCAGGAGGTTAAATCTGAGCCGTTCTGCAGTTCGGCGAGTTTACCAAAGGTTTCTGGAGACTGGGCAGTATCGAAGAAGGTCTGGATCTGGAATACATAGAGTGACAACTCAAAGAGATGACCGCTTTATAGTGTTATCAGCTCTACGGAATCGACACCTATCTGGTGTTGATCTCCAGCGACGCTTACACGAAGATCGGGGGGTGGCTATAAGTGACAGTACTGTAAGAAGGAGACTTCGTGAGCAGAATTTAAGACCACATAAGCCAGCAACAGGACCACATAAGCCAGCAACAGGACCACAATTGACCACAGCTCATCGACAAGCCAGACTTCAATTCGCACGTAATCATATCAACTGGACCATAGGCCAATGGGAGTCAGTTCTTTTTAGTGATGAGAGTCGAATGACTTTACACGGTTCTGATGGACGCCGTAATGTCATGCGATGGCCAGGTGAACGTTATACCCAGTGTTGCATAAGGGAAACTGTCAGTTATGGTGGGGGCTCTGTAATGTTTTGGGGTGGAATATCTTTGACTGGACGGACGGAGCTGGTTTTCATACGAAGAGGTGCTTTAACTGCTGCACGCTATATCACAGAGATCTTAGAAGACCATGTGATGCCTTATGCCGGCTATATTGGAGAAAACTTTGAATTAATGCATGATAATGCACGACCACACGTAGCGCGCATCACCACCGATTACCTTCAAGAGGTTGGCATTCGGGTAATGTCCTGGCCAGCAAGAAGCCCCGATCTCAATCCTATAGAGCATATGTGGGACACCCTAAAACAAAAGGTTAGAGCCCGTAATCCAGTCCCTACAACATTAGGAGACCTGGAAACCGCCATTAGGGAAGAATGGAACCGAATCCCTCAAGAGACCATTAAAATCTTGATAAGGTCATTAAAACGGCGGATGCAGGCCGTCATTCGAGCAAGAGGAGGGAATACGCAATATTAAATTGCAACAATTGTATGCATACCATTTAAGACTAAAAAACTAGagcgtattaaaaattaatcaaaaaatcgtgtaaaattaaagattctgatttttaaatcaaaatcttaaaaaaaaaacattttgatgttttaattgtgattaaattgttg includes the following:
- the LOC123664425 gene encoding chitin deacetylase 8-like, which encodes MKLYTFTICLTFATLSCVAADLPLAKPCNETECQLPTCRCSSVNIPGGLAPRDTPQFVILTFDDAVNVNNMFSYRSLVYNRLNSNGCKAGVTFFVSHEYTDYTLVNELYNQGYEIALHSISHEANQEYWRDASNETLMREFGDQKIQIAHFANISIDSIHGLRSPFFQMSGNSTYQMMTNAGLTYDLSWPTINFINPGLWPYTLDYKSIQDCVVPPCPTASLPGPWILPMISWRDLQGVPCSTADTCYYIPDRDDEEGWFSFILSNFERHYSNNRAPFGFYVHEWYIAVNPALRAAFIRFLDTINHLNDVFMVTANEVIDWVKDPIPLNEYITKDCRQWTPTQCRPSSCNAITANHTEMIYYLQICNECPNEYPWVNNPLGL